GGCGTGCGGCGCCAAGTCGTCGATCAAGGGCAACTACGCCTAGCTGGTGGCTCCAGACAAATAGTCGCGGACGTACAGGCCCCTTATCCATGCGTTGACAACGGACGTGTCGCTTTCATAGTTTCTCCTGCTGCTACTGCTGCCACCTACCTGCGCGTTCATCTCGTTGAACTCGGCGACCTTTTTCTTGACTGCATGGTTCCTGCCGGTGACGTGCTGGCCCACGTCGGCCATCTCTATGATTTCGTTGCAGATGTTGCAGCGCAGCTTTTCTTCCATATATGCAAACAAAAAGCGCGCATCGATTATCTGTGCAGGCGCCAACCATGCTTGGCGCATTCGTCAGCTATTTTTGATCAGCTTTTTCTTCTCCTTCTTTTTTCTGCGAGTCGTCCCGTATCGTGTCAAGCACGTACTTTAACTCCGGCTCGCTTGTCAGCTTGTCCAAAAAGCTGCGCACAATCTGCCTTGTGGTTCTTTCAGCCGTGCCCTCGCCGCGGTGCTGCACGTTCACCACGTATTCGTAGACAAACGGGCTGATGTATATCGAGCAGACGTCGGCAATCCAGCTGAAAAGTGTCTGCGTCGTCTGGTCGGCAAGCATCTGCTCGCGCTTTTCCTCAAACATCTTGCCGATTACGCGCACATTGTAGAGGTACATCTTTTTGCCTGTCTTGCTGTCAGAGCCGGTGAAAAGGATATTGTCGCGCTGGTCGTATATGAGGCCAAATGAAACATTCTTGGGCATCTTGACGTGCCTGCTCTTTTGCGCGTGCTCGAACAGTTCGTCCATGAGCGCCTTGAGGAGCGCGTAAAAGCGTTCGACTGCCTTTTGCTTCTCCTGCTTGTCCTCTTCCCTCTTCTTCAGTATGCCCAATACTTTCTCATTCCACGGGCTCGGATGATTAAAACGTTGGCTGCGCTTGCCTTGTTGAGGCGCCCGGAAATATTGCAAAATATATGAGGTAGACGCTCTCATTAACTAAAATTTCCAAAAAAGCGCCTCAATCGCTACTATCATGTCAACCTTGTTTACTTGATAATCGTCAAAAGTTGACTATTGGTTCTAAGTACCAACTATGGACTATCTCATCATGACAGCCATAATGTCGCTTCACAATGAAGCAGCAGCAAGAAGCAACTTTACGACCGGACAGAGCTGGGGCGCACTGAGGAAGGCATGGAAGGGCTACAGGATCGCCAAGGTACAGGGCGATGCGAGCCGCATGAGGGAATACGCAGGCAAGATCCGCAAGATCCAGGGCGAACTGGGCGTAAGCGTTGCATCCTTCCCGCACTTGGGAATAAACTAAAAAAGTGCGGACGTCCTCTTTTTCTTCTTCTCCTTCCTTTTTCTCTAGCCGTATATTGATGACGATGATGATCCGCTGCTGCCAAGGTGCTGTTTTAACTTCATCTCTATCTGCCCCTTTGGCATCGCGCCTATCATCACGTCGACCACCTTGCCGCCCTTGAACACCATCATGGTCGGTATGCTTGCAATCCCAAACGTGTTAGAGATTACGGGGTTTTCGTCGACGTTTACCTTGCCAAACACGACCTTGCCGGCATACTCTTTGGCCAGCTGGTCGATGACTGGGGCCACCATCCTGCATGGGCCGCACCAGGGCGCCCAAAAGTCCACGAGCAAGAGTGGGTACCTTGCCGTCTCGCTGGAAAAGTTAGAGTCTGTGAGGTGGACGGGCTGCGTTATCGCGGACAGTGCCTGCCTCTCGGCGGCTACCTTTTGCAGCTCTGCCATCTTTTTCTGTCTTATCGCCTCTAGTTCGTCGTCGTCGCCTGCTGCTGACACGCCGCCTTCATTCCCAGATTGCGCTATTATTCCTTTGGGCGGAAAATAATTATTATTCAACGGCACCGGTAATGGCCGGTGACATATACACCGTATGGTGGCTACAGCAGCAACAGACGATGATACTGAGGAAGCGCAACAGCAGATCGACGAGACCGAGGAGCTGAGAAAAGAGCTGGCGGCCGCAAAAGAGGCGGCAGAGGGCAACCTCAACAAGCTAAAGTACCTCATGGCCGACTTTGATAACTACCGCAAGCAGATGGAAAAGCACGCCGCTTCGAGGGTCGAGACGATAAAGGCAGAACTGCTGCTGAAATTCCTCAACATCCGCGACGACTACCAGCGCGCCATCGAGGGTGCAAGGCAGAAAAAGAGCGAGCCGGCGGTCATCGAGGGCCTCGAGGGCATACTCAAGAACATCGACTCGCTCCT
The sequence above is drawn from the Nitrososphaera viennensis EN76 genome and encodes:
- the trxA gene encoding thioredoxin — encoded protein: MSAAGDDDELEAIRQKKMAELQKVAAERQALSAITQPVHLTDSNFSSETARYPLLLVDFWAPWCGPCRMVAPVIDQLAKEYAGKVVFGKVNVDENPVISNTFGIASIPTMMVFKGGKVVDVMIGAMPKGQIEMKLKQHLGSSGSSSSSIYG
- a CDS encoding nucleotide exchange factor GrpE, encoding MVATAATDDDTEEAQQQIDETEELRKELAAAKEAAEGNLNKLKYLMADFDNYRKQMEKHAASRVETIKAELLLKFLNIRDDYQRAIEGARQKKSEPAVIEGLEGILKNIDSLLSSEGVRPIEAVGTPFDPNVHDAIAFSPREDAEENTVTAEIRRGYMLNGKVLRPSMVEIARKIVKNSDSANNGGAGGEE